The proteins below come from a single Halobacteriovorax sp. GB3 genomic window:
- a CDS encoding acyl-CoA dehydrogenase: MANYKTDLNDVHFNLFDFCNIQENDFGLGEAELKDILEQFNKFTENEIFPTREPGDHIGVKLTDKGVIVPECFHKANKAFYDNGWYALGYDEEIGGMPSPHALKIACSSMAIGANVGFSMYYGLSQGAMNVIEKVGSKEQKDLYIPPMMIGTWGGTMCLTEPEAGSDVGNAKTVATPREDGKYNIKGVKIFISSGDSDLYDNNIHLVLARTPGAPEGTKGLSLFIVPKNLINKDGTNGAFNNVRCTKIEEKMGIHGSATCELTFGDEGESVGELIGKEFDGMTNMFIMMNEARLLCGLQGEAQANLCYMMTEQYARERKQFGAELVHLPDVKRTLLKMRSTARGLRALSYYTANLFDKADKGDKEAEAEIALFTPICKAFCSDEGFNVSVDAIQVHGGYGYCTEYGIEQFARDTKIATIYEGTNGIQAIDFIMRKILKDNAKTFFAVGKKIQNTMNKEEAKQFSHEISMIGKSMEMSEKMLERFSKLMAAKNTNGVLSYATDFLSYCGNLVVSWLLLEHACIAVNKMDGASEEEKKFYQSKINDFKIFCQYQLTRNIGLGNSVLNFEEDLTKMEV, encoded by the coding sequence ATGGCCAATTACAAAACAGATTTAAATGATGTTCACTTTAATCTCTTCGACTTTTGTAACATTCAAGAAAATGACTTTGGTCTTGGTGAAGCCGAGTTAAAAGATATCTTAGAGCAATTTAATAAGTTCACTGAAAACGAAATCTTTCCTACTCGTGAACCAGGTGATCACATTGGGGTTAAGTTAACTGACAAGGGTGTCATTGTTCCTGAATGTTTTCATAAGGCCAATAAAGCTTTCTATGACAATGGTTGGTACGCTCTTGGTTATGATGAAGAAATTGGTGGAATGCCATCTCCTCATGCTTTGAAGATTGCGTGTAGTTCTATGGCCATTGGAGCAAACGTTGGTTTCTCAATGTACTATGGTCTTTCACAGGGTGCTATGAATGTAATTGAAAAAGTTGGGTCGAAAGAACAAAAAGACCTCTACATTCCTCCAATGATGATTGGAACATGGGGTGGAACAATGTGTTTAACTGAGCCGGAAGCAGGTTCAGATGTTGGAAATGCTAAAACTGTTGCGACTCCAAGAGAAGATGGAAAGTACAATATTAAAGGTGTTAAAATCTTTATTTCTAGTGGTGACAGTGATCTTTACGATAACAATATTCACTTAGTTCTTGCTAGAACTCCAGGAGCTCCAGAGGGTACGAAAGGACTTTCTCTTTTTATTGTTCCAAAAAACCTTATCAATAAAGATGGAACAAATGGTGCATTCAACAACGTTCGTTGTACTAAGATTGAAGAGAAAATGGGAATCCATGGTTCTGCCACTTGTGAATTAACATTTGGTGATGAAGGTGAGTCTGTTGGTGAACTGATTGGTAAAGAATTTGATGGAATGACAAATATGTTCATCATGATGAACGAAGCAAGACTACTCTGTGGTCTTCAGGGAGAGGCGCAAGCTAATCTTTGCTATATGATGACAGAGCAATATGCAAGAGAGAGAAAGCAGTTTGGAGCTGAGCTTGTTCACCTACCAGATGTAAAGAGAACTCTTTTAAAAATGAGATCGACGGCAAGAGGACTGAGAGCTCTGTCTTACTATACTGCAAACCTTTTTGATAAGGCAGATAAAGGAGATAAGGAAGCTGAGGCTGAAATTGCTCTTTTTACTCCAATTTGTAAGGCCTTTTGTTCTGACGAAGGATTTAATGTTTCTGTTGATGCAATCCAAGTTCATGGTGGATATGGCTATTGTACTGAATATGGAATTGAGCAATTTGCGAGAGATACAAAAATTGCAACGATCTATGAAGGAACTAACGGAATTCAAGCGATCGACTTTATTATGAGAAAGATTTTAAAAGATAATGCTAAGACGTTCTTTGCTGTTGGAAAGAAAATCCAAAATACAATGAACAAAGAAGAAGCAAAGCAATTCTCACATGAAATCTCTATGATTGGAAAATCGATGGAGATGTCTGAAAAAATGCTTGAGCGTTTTAGTAAACTAATGGCCGCAAAAAATACTAATGGTGTTCTTTCATATGCCACTGACTTTTTGTCTTATTGTGGTAATCTAGTCGTTTCTTGGCTTCTCTTGGAGCACGCATGCATTGCTGTAAATAAGATGGATGGTGCTAGTGAAGAGGAAAAGAAGTTTTACCAATCGAAGATAAATGACTTCAAAATCTTTTGCCAATATCAATTAACGAGAAATATTGGTCTTGGAAATAGTGTTTTAAATTTTGAAGAAGATTTAACTAAGATGGAAGTTTAA
- a CDS encoding cytochrome-c peroxidase, whose translation MKEIILFLIPLFLLFSCIDRQTFKEEKLSQEIRESFKKTLPVLKEPNLYEIIGRKPSTKELELGRFLFNDTILSRNNDVSCATCHLSNHGFADGNSINIGTLGVGGPNGDTVGKGFGEGVLSLDRTLGQDGFGFHGRNFMFRNSLSTVNVVYRVNNSTDVGLFHDGRFGKIHFQVLLPIHTPEEMCGKNPISLNDNKENIFASGGPLFDTPVKINHSNSNDDYTGADTGFFNAQKEAISGIPFYRKNGARSIPNRNECLAITIAKLRKVPYYKKTFKEVYGESGVTDLNLAKALSAFVLTHVSNRTPYDQFMKGENSLDRDQLLGLVIFMSEQGKKIKVGDKEVVGAGCINCHDTATFGGNGFSSLGVKSDVRSPLSQKSQSTSLDSGFFSRPRVQRGLVPECHVEGISVLETSNYAPDIGRANGSFKSDDCFKFRIPPLRNIIETYPYYHHGTERALGTTEGDLKKRSLAALKNVIEYHLRGPVNPSLYNRRNVHKPFFDEYLQKDMLIPYYAQNFVDYKLQNPSNSHFPLKLSTMEIDYLLKFIAFGLWDKKSTSVGLLGNDLSHPEKVPSGFSPSVSRDEGLQTELPPSFQK comes from the coding sequence ATGAAAGAAATAATTTTATTTTTAATTCCATTATTTCTCCTCTTTAGTTGTATTGATCGCCAGACTTTCAAAGAGGAGAAGTTATCTCAAGAAATTCGTGAATCTTTTAAAAAAACACTTCCTGTTCTTAAAGAACCAAATCTCTATGAGATCATTGGAAGGAAACCAAGTACGAAAGAATTGGAGCTTGGCCGTTTTCTTTTTAACGATACCATTTTATCTCGAAATAATGATGTTAGCTGTGCTACTTGCCATCTTTCTAATCATGGCTTTGCCGATGGAAATTCGATTAATATTGGAACGCTTGGTGTTGGTGGTCCTAATGGAGATACCGTAGGTAAGGGTTTTGGTGAAGGAGTGCTTTCATTAGATCGTACCTTAGGACAAGATGGGTTTGGATTTCATGGAAGAAACTTCATGTTTAGAAATAGTCTTTCCACTGTGAATGTTGTTTATCGAGTGAATAATTCTACAGATGTGGGACTTTTTCACGATGGCCGATTCGGAAAGATTCATTTTCAAGTTTTACTTCCAATTCATACACCTGAAGAGATGTGCGGAAAAAATCCAATCAGTTTGAATGATAACAAAGAAAATATCTTTGCGAGTGGAGGTCCTTTGTTTGATACTCCCGTTAAAATCAATCATAGTAACTCTAATGATGACTATACTGGAGCTGATACAGGCTTTTTTAACGCTCAAAAAGAAGCAATTAGTGGAATCCCATTTTATCGAAAAAATGGAGCACGTTCGATTCCAAATCGAAATGAATGCCTGGCCATTACCATCGCAAAACTTAGAAAGGTTCCTTATTACAAAAAGACCTTTAAAGAAGTTTACGGAGAGAGTGGGGTTACTGATTTAAATCTTGCGAAGGCTTTATCCGCCTTTGTTTTAACTCATGTCTCTAACCGTACGCCCTATGACCAATTCATGAAAGGTGAAAATAGTTTAGATCGTGATCAGCTCTTAGGCCTTGTCATTTTTATGAGTGAACAAGGAAAGAAAATTAAGGTTGGAGATAAAGAAGTTGTGGGAGCCGGTTGTATTAACTGTCATGACACAGCTACTTTTGGTGGGAATGGTTTTTCTTCACTTGGAGTTAAATCTGATGTTCGAAGCCCCCTCTCTCAGAAATCTCAATCAACAAGTTTAGATTCTGGCTTCTTTAGTCGACCACGCGTTCAACGAGGACTCGTTCCAGAATGTCATGTTGAAGGAATCTCTGTTTTAGAGACTTCAAACTACGCTCCTGATATTGGTAGGGCCAATGGTTCTTTCAAGAGTGATGATTGTTTTAAATTTAGAATACCACCTCTTAGAAATATTATAGAAACTTATCCTTACTATCATCATGGTACTGAACGTGCGCTAGGAACAACTGAAGGGGATCTCAAAAAGAGAAGCTTGGCGGCCCTTAAAAATGTGATTGAATACCATTTACGAGGACCAGTGAATCCATCTCTCTATAATAGACGAAATGTTCATAAGCCTTTTTTTGATGAATACTTACAAAAGGATATGCTCATTCCTTATTACGCACAAAATTTTGTCGATTACAAACTACAGAACCCATCAAATAGTCACTTCCCTTTGAAGTTAAGCACTATGGAAATTGATTATCTTTTAAAGTTTATCGCTTTTGGTCTTTGGGATAAAAAATCTACTTCTGTTGGTCTTTTAGGAAATGACTTATCTCACCCAGAGAAAGTACCAAGCGGGTTTAGTCCTTCTGTTTCTAGAGATGAAGGCCTTCAAACAGAATTACCACCAAGTTTTCAGAAATAG
- a CDS encoding THUMP domain-containing class I SAM-dependent RNA methyltransferase, producing MKKSQGLSTFFASCPREMETMLDQELDQFGIEDREVKKGGVRFKADDLTGIQFLIHTRLASRVFKSFAFMKVRNEKDLYNKAKTEPWLKALTLNQTFKIQTLFDHKSKAFFKNSVAVSQILKDAIVDHFREKKGERPSVDTKDADVNFLLRIEGGRGDKGWNCSVFIDLCGSPLSNRGYRQRGHSAPIRENLAAALVIASEFDGEEDVFYDPMCGSGTILIEAILIKGKIPPTYLRILRNIERKEKTFAFLEQVWFKEKTFLTRDVKEYLQQTYEQINKSIDELEHFQFYGSDIQARNLNLCREHLENAGLPADIVELEKGDATKLTLEIEAPGVVVTNPPYGERLGATDEVKELYYNLGENLKNNYKGFRAFILTSNPELRKKIALQTAKRIPFFNGNIECRLLRYDIR from the coding sequence TTGAAAAAATCTCAAGGACTCTCTACATTTTTTGCTTCTTGCCCAAGAGAAATGGAAACTATGCTCGATCAAGAGCTCGACCAATTTGGAATTGAGGACAGAGAAGTAAAAAAAGGCGGTGTTCGCTTTAAAGCAGATGACCTAACAGGGATTCAATTTCTTATTCATACTCGTCTTGCAAGTAGGGTTTTCAAGAGTTTCGCTTTTATGAAAGTAAGAAATGAAAAGGACCTCTATAATAAAGCTAAAACAGAGCCATGGTTAAAGGCCCTAACTCTTAATCAGACATTTAAAATTCAAACTCTTTTTGATCACAAATCAAAGGCGTTCTTTAAAAACTCTGTCGCTGTTTCTCAAATTCTAAAAGATGCTATTGTCGATCACTTTAGAGAGAAAAAAGGTGAAAGACCAAGTGTTGATACAAAAGATGCTGATGTAAACTTTCTCCTTCGTATTGAAGGTGGACGCGGAGACAAGGGATGGAACTGCTCGGTGTTTATTGATCTTTGTGGTTCTCCTCTTTCAAATAGAGGTTATAGACAAAGAGGTCACAGCGCTCCGATTAGAGAAAACCTAGCGGCGGCACTAGTCATCGCGAGTGAATTTGATGGAGAGGAAGATGTTTTCTATGATCCAATGTGTGGGTCGGGAACAATTCTCATTGAGGCCATCTTAATCAAAGGAAAGATACCTCCGACTTATCTTCGTATCCTCAGAAATATAGAAAGAAAAGAGAAGACTTTTGCTTTTCTTGAGCAAGTTTGGTTCAAAGAAAAAACATTCCTCACAAGAGACGTTAAAGAATATCTTCAACAAACTTATGAGCAAATCAATAAATCAATTGATGAGCTAGAACACTTTCAATTCTATGGAAGTGACATTCAAGCAAGAAACTTAAATCTTTGTAGAGAGCACTTAGAGAATGCAGGACTTCCAGCAGATATCGTTGAACTAGAAAAAGGCGATGCAACGAAGTTAACTCTAGAGATCGAAGCACCAGGTGTCGTTGTAACAAATCCTCCTTATGGAGAAAGACTTGGAGCAACTGATGAAGTTAAAGAGCTTTATTATAATCTCGGGGAAAATCTGAAGAATAACTACAAAGGATTTAGAGCTTTTATTTTAACGTCTAATCCTGAACTTAGAAAAAAGATAGCGCTTCAGACGGCCAAGCGAATTCCATTTTTCAATGGTAATATCGAATGTCGCCTTCTGCGCTATGATATTCGTTAA
- a CDS encoding type II secretion system protein has translation MEGHRRQRGFTLAEVVVTAGIIGFIAVVANYGMGLMNNVKKKAEAKTIQNQTMTDIARNMNSVGGKLIWSNYNFDQSFYSSGDLELAKKTEWTIADLDSVTNVNQLAVLTKTDTGANVSFFRNSFTHEIVDEEDPTKKGFIATRCVEKDDFFTKYSAQEAVDLEYAPFLYKKSNGQFSVQCCKMNSSTSCSNRPVAEPEDRYRVRTFIFKRGALRSFPGQGDDRYLLGTGFTTYFNRNKDPFAFSTYIFSIRNPCIGRKKNCNKQIPVAMKHLRGDASQTGVHESGVIIIK, from the coding sequence ATGGAAGGGCATCGTAGACAGAGAGGGTTTACTCTCGCGGAAGTTGTTGTTACTGCTGGTATAATTGGTTTCATTGCTGTTGTTGCTAATTACGGTATGGGCCTTATGAACAATGTTAAGAAGAAGGCAGAAGCTAAGACGATTCAAAACCAAACAATGACTGATATTGCGAGAAATATGAATAGTGTTGGTGGTAAGTTGATTTGGTCAAATTATAATTTTGATCAATCGTTCTATTCGTCTGGAGATTTAGAATTAGCAAAAAAGACAGAATGGACTATCGCTGATCTCGATTCTGTTACTAACGTTAATCAACTAGCGGTTTTAACAAAAACTGATACAGGTGCTAACGTAAGCTTTTTTAGAAACTCATTCACACATGAAATTGTAGATGAAGAAGATCCTACTAAAAAAGGATTCATTGCAACTCGTTGTGTAGAAAAGGATGATTTCTTCACAAAATATAGTGCTCAAGAAGCTGTGGATCTGGAATATGCTCCATTTCTCTATAAGAAATCTAATGGTCAGTTTTCAGTTCAGTGTTGTAAGATGAATTCATCGACAAGCTGTTCAAATCGTCCTGTAGCAGAGCCTGAGGACAGATACCGTGTTCGTACATTTATTTTTAAAAGAGGGGCTTTAAGATCTTTTCCTGGGCAAGGTGATGATCGCTATCTACTTGGAACTGGATTTACGACATATTTCAATAGAAACAAAGATCCTTTCGCCTTTTCAACTTATATCTTTTCAATAAGAAATCCTTGTATTGGACGTAAGAAAAACTGTAATAAACAAATTCCTGTTGCAATGAAGCACCTTAGAGGTGACGCCAGTCAGACCGGTGTTCATGAATCAGGTGTTATTATTATTAAATAA
- a CDS encoding phosphotransferase, which translates to MGDYTKLNDDMAHSILQLYGIENYVSLKPLSLGISNSNYRVQTQDHVYLLKVSNDKSYEDLHNEQILLGKLKELNYPLSLQCYKTLKGELVYQYKNLYGVLFPFIKGIPPGPSDQTCREIGYALGLLHDKTKNVSKGDIRNYSDIGHDASSIAKFTEEPSCPKDFKDAFDLMLANKIDQYLKANKSYSIIHGDLYYDNTLFQEEKVAAMLDFEQAGHGEVILDLGISISGSCIEKGQINPDLVKSYLEGYEKAYTLNNEEKLFINEAILLGLFSIALWRIKRFKEGDLNARLENSYQDLIAKAHNYFELINKE; encoded by the coding sequence ATGGGTGATTATACAAAACTGAATGACGACATGGCGCATTCTATTCTTCAATTATATGGAATTGAAAATTACGTTTCTTTAAAACCACTCTCCCTTGGAATTTCAAACTCAAATTATAGAGTCCAGACTCAAGATCATGTTTATCTACTTAAAGTTTCTAACGATAAGAGCTATGAGGACCTACACAATGAACAAATCCTCCTTGGGAAGTTGAAAGAACTCAACTACCCTCTCTCTCTTCAGTGCTACAAGACCCTGAAAGGTGAATTAGTTTATCAATATAAAAACCTTTATGGGGTACTTTTTCCTTTTATTAAAGGTATTCCTCCTGGACCAAGTGACCAGACTTGCCGTGAAATCGGCTACGCTCTAGGACTTCTCCACGATAAAACAAAGAATGTTTCCAAAGGTGATATTCGAAACTATAGCGATATTGGCCACGATGCTTCTTCAATAGCCAAATTCACAGAAGAACCTAGTTGCCCAAAAGACTTCAAAGACGCTTTTGATCTCATGCTCGCTAACAAAATCGATCAATATCTTAAGGCCAATAAATCATATTCGATCATTCATGGTGATCTTTACTACGACAACACTCTCTTTCAAGAAGAGAAAGTTGCGGCAATGCTCGATTTCGAGCAAGCAGGCCATGGTGAAGTGATCCTCGATCTTGGGATATCAATCTCTGGTAGCTGTATCGAAAAGGGGCAAATTAACCCCGATCTAGTAAAGTCTTATCTAGAAGGTTACGAAAAGGCATATACATTAAACAATGAAGAAAAGCTGTTTATAAACGAGGCTATTTTACTTGGTCTCTTTTCTATTGCTCTTTGGCGAATTAAAAGGTTTAAAGAGGGCGATCTCAATGCTCGCTTAGAAAATAGCTATCAAGACTTGATTGCAAAAGCTCATAATTATTTTGAGCTCATTAATAAGGAATAA